From Chthoniobacterales bacterium:
CACTCGACGAATTCGACGGTGTATCGTCCGTCCGGACTGGTAAGCCCGTGGCCATGGTCGTGCCCGCCGTTTTCAATCCCTGCCGCACGGCAGAGCGCGTCGCGCACCTCGTGGGATCCGCCCATGGCGCAGGACAGCGTGCGGCAGACCCGGATGGTTGTTTTGCCCGGCGGCGTCCGGCGGAACCACGGATAGAAGGTGACCAGCTCGAGAATGTTGATCGGCTCCAGATCCAGCCGGCGCGCGATCCAATCGATCCCGCTGTCATCGACAAAGCCGAAGTGGTTTTGCCAGAGATGAAGAAGAGGAACCGAGGCACTGCGCTTGGAAACCGGATAATGCGTCACGGTCTCGTCGATCCGCGCCAAGAGGTCCTGCGGCAGATGGTCGGCTTGGCGGTCACTCATGAAACGGTTAGTTGTCCGCGAAGGAAGGTCCGGCTTCAAGAAAAACGATGCCGTGGCGCTCTTGCCAGTGTCCGCACCATCTGCGAAGATCGCATCGAAACGAAAGGAACAACATGAGCGAACAAGAAACAAAAGAGGCCGCGGAAAAATTCAAGCGCGGAAAAACGCACGCCGCCGAAGCGGCCCAAGAATTCAAGGAAGCCGCGTCGGCCAAACTCAACGATTTGCGCGACACGCTGAATCAGCGCGCCGACGAATACCGGGAGCGGGCCAACCGCGTGTGGTCGGACACGACCGGACGCGCATGCACGCTGACCGAGGACGGCGAGGACTACATCCGCGAAAATCCGCTGCAGGCTGTCGGGATCGCGCTGGCTGCGGGATTTGTCCTGGGCTTGATCCTGCGCCGCTAAGTTTCCGAAATCTGCATGAGTCCGGACTCCGGCGAAGACCGCACGCCTCCGCCGGAAGGATTGTCGCTTTCGTCGGCCGGCGGCGACTTTGGCCGGGCGGCATCGGCGTATCTGCGCGCGCTGGGAGGCCTGTTGGGGCTGGAGTTGCGCGAGTCCGGCAGCCATGTGCTGTTGTTGGCGGGCTTGGCCTTGGGCTTCGCCATTGCGGCCACGCTGGCTTACCTGTTCCTGATCGTGGCAATGGCCGTCTCTCTCGCGTCATGGATGGGGGGCGGATGGTTTGCCACCGCGGCGATCCTGTTCATCTTCCACCTGCTTGTGGCCGCAGTGCTTCTGCTTGTGCTGGTCAAACGCGGACGGCGCCCGCTTTTCCCCGGAACGCGCGAAGCGGTGCGCCGGGAGATCTCACGAATTTCATGAACCGCGAGCAATACTTGCGCGAACTCGACTCGGCAGGGCGCGAACTTCTGGCCAAAGGGCGGCTGCTGGCCGAGGCGGCGAATCCCATCAACCAGCTGCGTGGCGAAGTGGCCCGCGACTGGAAATGGTGGCTTCCCGGAGCATCGGTGGCCGGCTTCGCCGCGGCCCGTTTGCTTCGCATGCCGCGCGGGAAAACGGCCAAAGGCACTGGTGCACAGCCGCAGAGCGGTGCGGCTTTCTGGGTGCCCACGCTTTTGAAATTGCTGCCGGCAGTCCTGGCACAACTGGTCCCGCTCTTTTTGAGTTTGCGGTCGGGACACAAACGCTAAAGTTTCCTCTCCCACCGCTTCCGTGTCCGAGTCGCCACAAGTCGCAGCCGTCGAAGTCGTTTCCGAACAACCGGAATCGGTGCACGTTCTCGGCCACGTCGATCAATATTTGTCGATCGGCAAAGAATCGGGCGCTTCGGACATCCATCTCAGCGTCAACATGCCGCCGACTTGGCGGCGCTTCGGGACGCTCGAACCGATCTGGCTGCAGGCGGACAAACTCTCGGCTGCCGATACCGAGCGGCTGGCCATGGGCTTCCTCAACGACCAGCAAAAGAAACTGCTCGCCGAGCGCGGCGACGTCGATTTCGCCTACTCCAACGCCGAGGGCCGCTACCGCACGAGCGTCGTCCGTCAGAGACTCGGTTACGATCTCGTCTTCCGCATCATCCAGACCACGGTGCGCACGATGGACGAACTCGGACTGCCCCCGCAGCTCAAAATGCTCACGCAATACCAGAACGGTCTCGTGCTGGTCACCGGGTCGGTCGGCAGCGGCAAAAGCACCACGCTGGCGGCACTGGTCGAAGAGGTCAACCGCACGCGGCACGAGCATATCATCACGTTGGAAGATCCGATCGAATACCTTTTCACGCCGCAGGGCTGCCAAGTTAACCAGCGCGAGGTCCACACCCACACCGAGTCGTTCGGCGCCGCGCTGCGCGGCGCGCTGCGCGAGGATCCCGACGTGATCATGGTCGGTGAAATGCGCGATCTCGAGACCATCTCGCTCGCCATCACCGCCTCGGAAACCGGGCATCTTGTGCTCGGAACTTTGCACACGGGCAACGCCGCGCGCACGCTCGACCGTGTGCTCGACGTTTTCCCGGTGGATCAGCGCGAGCAGATCCGCATCATGGTAAGCGAGTCGCTGCGCGGCATCATTTCGCAGCAGCTGGTGCCGCGAGCCGACGGGACGGGGCGGGCTTTGGCCATCGAGATCCTGATGAACACGCCGGCCGTGGCCAACGTGATCCGCGAGGCCAAGACCTTCATGCTTCCGGGCATCATCCAAACCGGAAAAAAACTCGGGATGAAACTCATGGACGACTCGTTGGCGGACCTTTTCCGGGCCGGGATGATTTCGGCCGACGAGGCGGTTTCCCGCGCCGAGCAAAAGCCGCTGATGAAGCAGGTTTGCGGACTCCTCTGACCCATGGCTTACATCGACCAATTTTTCCAGGTGCTGATCAACGCGCGCGCGTCCGATCTGCATCTCGCCGAGGGACAGCCGCCAAAAATCCGCCGCCACGGCGACGTCATTCCGATCCGCGAGGAAATC
This genomic window contains:
- a CDS encoding PilT/PilU family type 4a pilus ATPase, whose amino-acid sequence is MSESPQVAAVEVVSEQPESVHVLGHVDQYLSIGKESGASDIHLSVNMPPTWRRFGTLEPIWLQADKLSAADTERLAMGFLNDQQKKLLAERGDVDFAYSNAEGRYRTSVVRQRLGYDLVFRIIQTTVRTMDELGLPPQLKMLTQYQNGLVLVTGSVGSGKSTTLAALVEEVNRTRHEHIITLEDPIEYLFTPQGCQVNQREVHTHTESFGAALRGALREDPDVIMVGEMRDLETISLAITASETGHLVLGTLHTGNAARTLDRVLDVFPVDQREQIRIMVSESLRGIISQQLVPRADGTGRALAIEILMNTPAVANVIREAKTFMLPGIIQTGKKLGMKLMDDSLADLFRAGMISADEAVSRAEQKPLMKQVCGLL
- a CDS encoding DUF883 domain-containing protein; the protein is MPWRSCQCPHHLRRSHRNERNNMSEQETKEAAEKFKRGKTHAAEAAQEFKEAASAKLNDLRDTLNQRADEYRERANRVWSDTTGRACTLTEDGEDYIRENPLQAVGIALAAGFVLGLILRR